Sequence from the Rutidosis leptorrhynchoides isolate AG116_Rl617_1_P2 chromosome 3, CSIRO_AGI_Rlap_v1, whole genome shotgun sequence genome:
ACACTTTGGCATCCATCGCCAAAAACCTCGTATCCACATCACTACCCGAAATCATAACCAGCCCATCGTATTCGGTTATCGAAATCATCCCACAAATCGTTCTTCCAAATAAACTCGATATCAGTGAGCCACTATCTGATCAACCTTTCTACAACGTTGATCAGACAATGCTCACTGATACATTAAAAAACAAAGACATGGACACGCTTCGCAACTTAAATGGCGTCAAAGGCTTAGCAAAAGCGCTCGAAACTAATCTTGAAAACGGAATCAACGGTCGAGATTTGGAGATTAGAAAGAACGTGTTTGGATCGAATACTTACAAAAAGGCGCCTCCTAAAGGTTTACTTTTTTTTGTTATTGAAGCTTTTAAGGACTTAACGATTCTTATACTAATGGGATGCGCTGCATTATCGCTTGGTTTTGGTATCAAAGAACACGGATTAAAAGACGGATGGTACGAAGGTGGGAGTATATTTCTTGCTGTGTTTTTAGTAATTGTTGTGTCTGCAATTAGTAACTTTCGACAAGAGAAACAGTTCGATAGTTTGTCGAAAATTAGTAACAATATTAAGATTGATGTGGTTAGAGAAGGCAGAAGACAAAAGATATCGATATTCGATATAGTGGTTGGAGACATTGTCGTTTTAGGTATCGGTGGTCAAATTCCAGCTGACGGGTTGTTTATAGACGGGCATTCGTTGTTAATCGACGAATCGAGCATGACGGGTGAAAGCGAGCAAATAGAGGTGAACGGGTCGGGCAACCCGTTTTTGTTCTCGGGTTCTAAAGTGGCGGACGGGCATTGTCGAATGCTGGTGTTATCGGTTGGGATGAACACTAATTGGGGGAAAATGATGAGTTCGATAACGGGTGATAATAACGAGCAAACGCCGTTACAAGAACGTTTAAACAAATTAACGTCTTCGATTGGAAAAGTAGGTCTTGTGGTTGCTTTTTTAGTCCTTGTTGTTATGTTGATTCGTTACTTTACGGGACACACGAAAGACGAGAATGGTAACAGGGAGTATAACGGTAAACGAACGAGTATTAACGAGATATTTGATTCGGTTACGAGTATATTTTCGGCTGCTGTAACGATCGTTGTAGTGGCTATACCCGAAGGTTTACCGTTAGCTGTTACGTTAACGTTAGCTTACTCGATGAAACGAATGATGAGTGATCAAGCTATGGTTCGGAAGTTATCCGCTTGTGAGACAATGGGTTCGGCTACTGTTATATGCACCGATAAAACCGGgactttgactatgaatcagatgACGGTTACAAAGTTCTGGGTTGGGTTCGAGAACATCGAACCACGTGGGTCCAATGTTATCGCGTTACAAGTTCGCGAACTTTTAAAACAAGGAGTCGGGTTTAATACCACGGGGACGGTTTTCAGATCCGGTTCTAAAGGGTTACTCGAGTTTTCGGGTTCACCAACTGAAAAGGCGATTTTATCATGGGCCGTAATGGATATGGATCTGGATATGAATGAACTGAAGGAGAATTCAAGTGTGATTCATGTTGAGACGTTTAATTCAAAGAAGAAACGAAGTGGGGTTTCGATTAAAAGGAAAATCGATAACTCAGTTCATGTACATTGGAAAGGAGCTGCGGAAATGGTTCTCGAAATGTGTTCGAGTTATTATGATAGCGACGGGTGTGTACATATAATAGATAACGATTCAAGAAGACAATTAGAGCGTGTAATCGAAGGAATGGCAGCAAGTAGTCTAAGATGCATTGCTTTCGCGCATAAGCAGGTTCTAGAAGGTTCGGGTTTGATTGAAAGTGGGCTAACGTTACTCGGGCTTATTGGGCTGAAGGATCCATGTAGGCCTGGAGCCAAAAAAGCTGTAGAAACTTGTAGGTCTGCAGGGGTTGATATAAAGATGATAACTGGAGATAATGTTTTCACTGCAAAAGCCATAGCGACCGAATGTGGAATTCTCGAATCGAGTGAAGTAGTTAACGGAGAAGTAATCGAAGGTGTCGAGTTTCGTAACTATACAGATCACGAAAGGATGCAAAAGGTCGAAAAAATCCGCGTGATGGCACGATCGTCACCTTTTGATAAGTTGTTAATGGTGCAGTGTTTGAAAAGAAAAGGTCACGTGGTTGCTGTTACTGGTGACGGGACTAACGATGCACCAGCACTTAAAGAAGCCGACATTGGACTTTCGATGGGGATTCAAGGGACTGAAGTCGCAAAACAAAGTTCGGATATCGTTATCTTAGATGACGATATAGCTTCTGTTTCGACTGTACTCATGTGGGGACGATGCGTTTACAATAACATCCAAAAGTTTATTCAGTTTCAACTGACTGTAAACGTTGCGGCTTTAGTGATCAACTTTATTGCAGCGGTTAGTTCCGGTGATGTTCCGTTAACCGCGGTTCAGCTTTTGTGGGTTAATTTGATCATGGACACATTGGGTGCACTCGCGTTAGCTACAGAACGACCCAGTAAAGAGTTACTAAACAAGCCGCCAGTTGGGCGGGTCGAGCCACTGATCACAAACATTATGTGGAGAAACCTATTTGCACAATCATTGTTTCAGGTTATCGTTTTGTTGACATTTCAGTTCAGGGGTAAGGACATATTCAACGTGAACGAGCGAGTGAAGAACACGATTATCTTCAATACGTTTGTGTTGTGTCAAGTGTTTAACGAGTTCAATTCAAGGAAGCTGGAGAAGATGAATATATTTAAGGGCATTCTTAAAAACCGATTGTTTATCGGAATCATTGGGATGACTATTATTTTACAGATTTTGATGGTTGAGTTTTTGAAGAAATTTGCAGATACAGAGAGGTTAAATTGGTTGCAGTGGGGAATTTGTGTTGCAATTGCAGCTCTATCATGGCCTATTGGATGGTTTGTGAAGATGATACCGGTACCAGAGACACCATTTTTAAACTACATTAAACTCTAAGATTCGATCATATTATTTTTCGTATACATATATATGACTATATAGTTGTGTAGTTATTTGATTTCAGTCATTTCGGTTGTATATAATTCATAATAATTTTTTATTATATATCATTTACTGAGTAGTTCTTTTTCTTTGTGTTTTTACCTTCTTTTTCTCACTGCAAACAAGTTTGACCCGTTTTAAAAAGCTGACCCGTTTCAAACCCGTTTGAGTTTGACCCAAACCCGACTCGACCCTATTGCCAAGTGTACTTTAATACAACTAACTGTTCAAATAGAATTCAAATCTTGGTGAGtgttgttttaacatacatgcatacAACTAACTACTCCATCAAATACATCTGATGATTTTAGTATCAAAATCAAAACACACTGAAAATGAAAGAATTAATCAGCATATCAACTTTAACTAGAGTGTCACATTCATATTCACATACACACAATCTCTATACGCTACAATACTGAATTTGTgcctttacaaaaaaaaaaaatatatatattgtagtgaatTGTGCACCAATTGGGCGCTAGGTCAAACTGTGATTTACAAGTTATCAAATTCGCCATAATATTCATCAAATACAGATTAGGTTAAAAAGGCAAATCAGCAACAATTAAAAGTTAAAATCTACTAATCCACATAATATTTACGAGCAATTTATGGATTAACGTACCTTTCTGTTTACGATATTTGGTGTACCATATTATATTCTCTTCTCTTACCTTCTTTTCCTTACGTAAAAACTTTAAATAAGGCAGATTTAATTGAATTGAGCCTGAAACCGGAATTAAACATAAGCCTAACCCAACTCAACTCAACCCAACCCAACTCAACCATCCCATCTCAGTTTATAAATATTCCTAAACTAGCTATACCCGTGTCTTTGTGTTATTTTCATTCTTCCATTGTACCTGAAAAAAACTCAAATTGCAGCTGCAACTATGGTGAAAGTGTTAAGACTTAAGACCTTTGAAAATGGCACGAGTCGGAGACGCAGACTTTGAATGGACGAGTCGGTCGAGACGGGGACTCAACTCAACGGGGACACGTTGGGGTTGAccacgttgactttttaaaatagttttcttatatatatattatatatatatatatagggtgaggatccatggagaaccaaagatagtagagaacccatggaacttgtgcagattgacattttttttttttttgcagattgactttttttctgtgcagattgactttttttgtgcagattgagtcaatcggcgtgcagattgacgttttttgcagtttttttttttttttttttttttgcaaattgactttttttctgtgcagattgactttttttgtgtgcagattgagtcaatctgcgtttttttttgcatttttttttttgcagttcgaCTTTTTTTCCTGTGCAGATTGacatttttttgtgcagattgagtcaatctgcgtttttttttgcagatcgactTTTTTTTCTATGCAGATTGACATTTTTTTGGTGCAGATTGAGTCATTCTGCGTGCAGATCGCCTTTTttttttgcaattttttttttgcagattgactttttttcatagattgaagctcaatctccacatagattgaagttcaatctatgagttctacGGGTTCTCTATatactctagttctctagggatcctttcaatatatatatatatatatatatatatatatatatatatatatatatatatatatatatatatatatatatatgggcaggatcaatggggaagtaaccaatcgggggaagcaaaaaaaaaatcgtttttttttaatttttttcaggcatcaagatcacacggaaatatgaacatttaaaaaagacacttcgtgatgaatgttattatttagacggaaaaacgatcgacacaaataacatttaagataatattgatcgtgaagaatgttaaagttttttttttccatgttttgtgaagtaaaatttagcccccgatttagagtttagggtttggtgttttgggtttagtccctaaacccaaaaccccaaaccctaaaccctaaaccgttcgtgttaaaaactcaatctaaatcctaaatctaaaccctaaatcctaaatttctaaaccctaatatctaaaccctataaaccctaatatttaaaccctaatatctaaaaccttaacatacgctcgaaaaacacgataattgttatatattaattcttcgagcttTTTtcagccaaaataaaaacatttatcacaaagtgtctttattaaatgttcatattttcatccaatcaataatgttcgtgaataaagttttttcaaaaaaggagaaaaaaaataatttgtttccccccgattggttgcTTCCCCTTTGATCCTaccacataatatataaattagagtttagggtttggagtttagggactaaatcctaaactctaaatcgggctaaattttaaaaaaattcgggaaaaaaaattacgaatttaaaaaaaaaaattacgatttttttttaaaattacataaatttaaaaaaaaaattaattttttccaCATCAGCATGCCAAGTCAGCAGACTGACTGCCACGTCAGCACAGACTGGCTGCCACATCAGCACAGACTGAGCCACATGTCAGTCTGTGCTGACGTGGCAGTCATTCTGGCTGACATGGCAATCAGTCTGCTGACTTGGCATGCTGATGTGGAATTAGAAAAAATTTCGAAACTTTTTTTTTCCCAgaaatttttttctgtaatttttgttttattttttttaatgtttttaaaaaaaaataggtgCATATGGTAGGTGCATGTACATTAATATGTGAGTTCTCTAGGTTCTCTCTCTACTcaagttctccatggatcctcaccctatatatttacatatatatatatatatatatatatatatatatatatatatatatatatatatatatatatatatatgtatatatatatatatgtgtgtgtgtgtgtgtgtgtgtatatgtatatatatatatatatatattatatagaaatCGAATCCTAAAATATAAATTACATTTACAAttacaataaacatgaacaattaacaattattaaccacattacaaaataaaaatataatatttttgacttTGACCACCTTTGACCGAATctgaccgactttgaccgactttttttCCGTTGGTCGTTTTCTTAACCATGATGCATCGTCCATTCCTAAAAAACGACGTGTCGGGCCGTCGGTCGACGCGTcagccaagtcggccgacttttgaaACACCGCCTACCACTAATAACAATGAAGTTACCGATAAAAAGAAGGATAGCAAAACGAGCATCAGTCCAAAATCCATAGCTATGAAAGTCAAAGCTCCAATTCCAAACCGTTCGAAACCATTGGGTAATGTCTAAAGTTCGATATCCTCGGTAAGAAACGCAAAGGAGAAGAACGTTGTATTGGCCTTGCTCGCTCTCACGCAATCGAAAAGGTAATTGATTTGATTATAATcacatattacatatattatatattatatgtataatgtgagtCGTTTAAACAGTGAATTTCTTTGAGTAATGACATTTGTCATTCACACTTCATATCAAAATCTTTAAACTTAAAAAATACAATTATAACAAGAAGATTAAACCAACCAACTACTATAAGAAGAAGTTTATTAAACCAACCAGCTATTATTCATACTATTAAGTATTTTGAAGTTGTCCGACTTGTTCTCGACTAGTCCCGACTTGGCCCAATTCAGTTGGTCAAAATCAGATTTATTCGGTCAAAAACAGTCAAAGTTGGTCATGGTCAGGCATGTCCCTAAGTAGTTTCCGACTTGGCCATTGATTAGTCCTTTTTCGGCTAATTTATCCCCGACAAGCAACTTTTTCAACCTTGAATATGATTACAAAATCGCGGTGAGTTGAAATCATTTTTAGATACTTTGGATGCGTGTATCTATTATCAAAGTATATTATCGTTATTAAGCCATAATAAAATGATCAATGGTGTGACAAACTAATTAGCTTCCCATCATTTCCATTCTATTTTGATATTGTCACATTTGGAGTTATTCAGATATTTTTCTCAAGATTCATCCTCAACCAAATCACATAactctataacaatttatatatggaTAGATGGTTAACAATGGATAAAGAGTAACTTTGAACAAGTAATCTACTTCGAACTTAGTTATTGTTTGATTGCTGATTTCGGGTTGTTTAAGAGTGTACCCTATTTGTTAGCATCCTCATTCATTCATACAAATTTGTTTTATTAAACCCTTTTCATACTAAAACATACTAAAACACGTCCAACTTTTAGTCGTTTCAGTTTTATAAGGATTTCATTTCTGGTGAATGTTCACACTACATAAACCCTAAAAAAACCACATATCCATCAACTTCATTACTCTCCAATCCTTCTCCACTTTTTTTTTGAACAGCCAAAATAATTATATTTCCAATCATTCTCCATTATTTTCCCATCTCATCATCTCCTCCTCCTCCCCCCTATTCCTAAGGCTCTGTTTCAGAGTTTTAAGATAAAGAAATAAAATGAAGTGAAAGAGGATGAAAGGGAGGTGAGTGGATCATTTCAATTTAGAAGGAAATATAAGAGGGGAAATAATCATCTCATTTCCTTCCCTTTCTCTTCAACATAAAACTTGGGAACacttattttcatttcatttcctttCTCTTCAAAATCTGCAACAAAGCCTAAACTTCTTCACACTTAATTAATCTCCCCAATTTCTAACCTTCTTTACACAATCTCCTCAATTGTGTAGCTGGAGGTCGCTGCTGATGCGGTGATGGCAATTGTCGAAGAGGTAAGCAACGGTCGTCGTGTTTCTGGGAGTTTTGGTCAGCAACAATTATTTTTCCCTTTCTGTTTTGTTCGCTTTGTCGTTCACACCTAATTATGGTGCTTTGTTGCGATTAAAAAGAGGAAATCCTCATATAGGCAACGATGCAATTGTAGTTTGTTTGTGAATCTTACTATGAAACAGGAATTAGGGTTATAATAGTTTGATTTAACCCCTTTTCATTTTATTCAGCGGCGTTTGATTAAGCTAAAAAGTTAGGGTTTTTGCTTTAGTAATTCCATGTTATTTTCGATCCATTGTATTACCATCTGTATAATTCTAGAATTTCTATTGTTTTTGTAAGTGATTATGTTTCTTTATGACATGTTTCTCTTTAGTATATTTTAAGAATTGCCTTGGTAGTATACAGTATAAGATTTAAACAAATTAAAACCTTTCAAGTGAATAATTATGGCCTCTACCCATTTAGTTTCATGCAGGTCAATATGTACCCATTTAGTCAACCTGTATCCATTTACATTCAACATTGTTTTGGTAGtagttaattttatcattaatgACTTCTATGAATTTAATATATAGCTTGATGATGATATCATCTGTTGTTGGTTCGCACTAAAATGTCCCCTAAGAAGAGGTTGAGAAAGTTTGTAGAAGCTGCTTCTCCACCTCTTCTTGATGGTGAGAGTGATGAACAATTCTGATGTTTGGTGTCTTTATTATTGTACATGTAGGTTTGTGACTCATAGGAAGTTTTTTTGTTGGTTACTATAGGTGTTTGTTCTTGCTTTATTCTGTTTGTTTGCTTAATATCGACTCTACAAGGTACATTTTTCTTTTTGTTTGTAGCTTCTTTTTTATGGCTATTGATGAGTCTCTCTGTTTTTGCTAAATGACTTTTTATATACATTTCAATGGTACTCAATCATTATTGTCTTACTTGGTAGGTGACATGGCTCCGGCTAATAACTATATCTAATGCTACTTGCAGCTCCCAAGTTCTAAAAAATAAAGGCTGTGATGATGAAAGCGTGGGAACTCGGTCAAGTAATGAGAAAGAATGTGTTAGCATCTTGGCGGGGCAACCTACAGGTTGCAACCATGGCGATTCGTGTCCCCTTTCTTGGCTTTGTACGTATCTGCGCCTCAGTTTTGTTTTTTTAGAGTAACAGCCTTTCATTAGAGCGTGGTGATTAGCCCAAATTGTTACTCTTTGTTGCCCATCTGCCTTGAGAAAGGTAATCTGACCTGATATTTGATATTGTACATTTACGACACCGCTAATGAGATTTTCAATATAATGAGATTTTTGAGAGAACAATATTCGAATGAAAATAACTCACCATTGGCTAGCGATATAGATTAATGAAAGTAGCTCCCTGTTGGGTGGAGCTTATATAGTAATTTGACCTCTTATTATGTTTGCCTTGAGCTTAGCCTTTCAGTTCAATTCTGTAAATAACTCCGCCATGCTTAGCTTCAAATTATTGGCTTAATTGAATATGTCTTTTCGTTCTTCACTAAATTAAAGTGGTTAAAGTTGTTTAGTTTTCGATTTAGCTTCGTCATTCATGTGTAAAGTCTCTATCATAATATtaccttgaaacaacccaacccgtatttaaaccggcatatatatatatatatatatatatatatatatatatatatatatatatatatatatatatatatatatataatacattaatatcgttaacatttaggtcccatttatgtttccaaaaacatctttaatacaataataagtttaataaactttaaaacatttaatacatgagtttaaatatccgaacgggcatacacgacccgactatttaatttccaacaaaactaagcatggtgattggggatacattacccaat
This genomic interval carries:
- the LOC139899294 gene encoding calcium-transporting ATPase 12, plasma membrane-type-like, coding for MLHSISTNTLTKSKKRWRRAYFTIYFSNTLASIAKNLVSTSLPEIITSPSYSVIEIIPQIVLPNKLDISEPLSDQPFYNVDQTMLTDTLKNKDMDTLRNLNGVKGLAKALETNLENGINGRDLEIRKNVFGSNTYKKAPPKGLLFFVIEAFKDLTILILMGCAALSLGFGIKEHGLKDGWYEGGSIFLAVFLVIVVSAISNFRQEKQFDSLSKISNNIKIDVVREGRRQKISIFDIVVGDIVVLGIGGQIPADGLFIDGHSLLIDESSMTGESEQIEVNGSGNPFLFSGSKVADGHCRMLVLSVGMNTNWGKMMSSITGDNNEQTPLQERLNKLTSSIGKVGLVVAFLVLVVMLIRYFTGHTKDENGNREYNGKRTSINEIFDSVTSIFSAAVTIVVVAIPEGLPLAVTLTLAYSMKRMMSDQAMVRKLSACETMGSATVICTDKTGTLTMNQMTVTKFWVGFENIEPRGSNVIALQVRELLKQGVGFNTTGTVFRSGSKGLLEFSGSPTEKAILSWAVMDMDLDMNELKENSSVIHVETFNSKKKRSGVSIKRKIDNSVHVHWKGAAEMVLEMCSSYYDSDGCVHIIDNDSRRQLERVIEGMAASSLRCIAFAHKQVLEGSGLIESGLTLLGLIGLKDPCRPGAKKAVETCRSAGVDIKMITGDNVFTAKAIATECGILESSEVVNGEVIEGVEFRNYTDHERMQKVEKIRVMARSSPFDKLLMVQCLKRKGHVVAVTGDGTNDAPALKEADIGLSMGIQGTEVAKQSSDIVILDDDIASVSTVLMWGRCVYNNIQKFIQFQLTVNVAALVINFIAAVSSGDVPLTAVQLLWVNLIMDTLGALALATERPSKELLNKPPVGRVEPLITNIMWRNLFAQSLFQVIVLLTFQFRGKDIFNVNERVKNTIIFNTFVLCQVFNEFNSRKLEKMNIFKGILKNRLFIGIIGMTIILQILMVEFLKKFADTERLNWLQWGICVAIAALSWPIGWFVKMIPVPETPFLNYIKL